One genomic window of Tachypleus tridentatus isolate NWPU-2018 chromosome 12, ASM421037v1, whole genome shotgun sequence includes the following:
- the LOC143234138 gene encoding cell adhesion molecule Dscam1-like isoform X2, with protein sequence MNIQIIVQEPPDRPSNIRVEQVGSRKITLFWSAPYSGNSPITRFILIYRSEGDHDHQNRKEMIIPASHTNVVVKNLLPATEYHFHLLAENAVGRSDLSEEITVTSDIEVPGGPPQDVRAEVLGSQLVRVTWKSPEPHLTHGPIKGYYVGYKVHGSSEAHTYKTMNANVKDEKLTCFLENLKKLTRYKIIVQAFNIKGAGPPSDEVLFVTLDNDPPTAPKLKMASVSFTSIQVTWTVQGSDNIPISGFILNHKRDTENWIKTRLPNDSRMYTFYGLHCGTPYQFFIIAFNDIGESFPSNTVQVKTRGAAPSSPTQHAFISVNVTSATLHFMEWDSGGCPVSYFVIQYKAEVSKDWIVVNERIFPQTLTYVIGGLIPATWYQLRVVAHNDAGSTRADYSFVTLPLSSQTSSTARSNSLHLYTNLVIIIPVIVSCIILAVVVVIVCSVTRRRQGRRDTRAVQKELTTESVPMSEVESKPTTDCVYSRPKSCLNYPSPYASNCIPFDHRHNLRSEDSRIERHSTVDSKRIYDVPFAMREPAHSSGLDYRERRNTPVHETSRKHSHDSNNATYSFPGILIFNRQSVVFNISVFKFCNVFGEPNLHLRTGRPTSQPMLRNYTTHLSHSWCNSDMDDNLTVNLPYEKTSFATRWHGSSKQGADIAQFYWNGYTSNPEIEDGYSYSTRIPDLTFHENDDEAEFDRDQVLDSCPGFLNKWGTPFHVAFSRQVLLYPIETDI encoded by the exons AACCTCCAGACAGGCCATCTAACATCAGAGTAGAGCAGGTAGGAAGTAGAAAAATAACGTTGTTCTGGTCAGCCCCTTACTCAGGAAACAGTCCAATCACACGCTTTATTTTGATATACCGGAGTGAAGGAG ATCACGACCACCAAAACCGGAAAGAGATGATAATTCCAGCCTCACACACTAACGTGGTGGTGAAGAATCTACTTCCGGCCACTGAATACCACTTTCATCTATTGGCTGAGAATGCTGTGGGTCGCAGTGATTTGAGTGAAGAGATTACAGTAACAAGCGACATAGAAG TACCTGGTGGCCCTCCTCAAGACGTGAGAGCAGAAGTTCTGGGATCACAGCTAGTGAGAGTAACATGGAAG TCGCCAGAACCTCATCTTACACATGGTCCAATAAAGGGCTATTATGTTGGTTACAAGGTACATGGGTCTTCCGAAGCTCACACTTACAAAACGATGAATGCGAATGTTAAAGACGAAAAACTAACGTGCTTTTTGGAAAACCTCAAAAAGTTAACTCGTTACAAAATCATTGTCCAAGCGTTCAACATCAAGGGAGCTGGCCCGCCCTCTGACGAAGTTTTATTTGTCACTTTAGACAATG ATCCACCGACTGCTCCTAAGCTTAAAATGGCCTCTGTATCGTTTACATCCATCCAGGTTACGTGGACTGTACAGGGATCCGATAATATACCAATTTCAG gttttattttaaatcataaacgTGATACGGAGAACTGGATTAAGACACGTCTTCCTAACGATTCCCGGATGTACACCTTCTACGGACTACACTGTGGTACACCTTATCAATTCTTCATCATTGCCTTTAATGATATAGGAGAAAGTTTCCCTAGTAACACCGTTCAGGTGAAAACGAGGGGTGCAG cacCGTCTTCTCCAACTCAGCATGCATTTATCAGTGTGAACGTGACGTCAGCAACTTTACACTTTATGGAGTGGGATAGTGGAGGGTGTCCAGTGTCCTACTTTGTGATCCAGTATAAAGCAGAAGTTAGTAAGGACTGGATAGTTGTCAATGAACGAATCTTTCCCCAAACGCTCACTTATGTAATAGGTGGATTAATTCCAGCCACGTGGTACCAGCTTCGTGTCGTCGCTCACAACGACGCTGGCTCCACTAGAGCTGATTACAGCTTCGTTACGCTACCGTTATCAA GTCAGACGTCGTCTACAGCAAGATCCAACTCTCTTCATTTGTACACTAACCTTGTCATCATAATTCCTGTGATAGTTTCTTGCATTATTTTGGCTGTAGTTGTGGTCATCGTATGTAGTGTTACTCGTAGAAGACAAGGAAGAAGAG ACACTAGAGCAGTGCAGAAAGAATTAACCACGGAATCCGTTCCCATGTCTGAGGTCGAGAGTAAGCCTACAACAGACTGTGTTTACAGCAGACCTAAAAGTTGTCTCAACTACCCGTCCCCCTATGCTTCTAACTGCATCCCCTTTGATCATCGTCACAACTTGAGGAGTGAAGATAGCAGAATAGAAAGACACTCAACAGTTGACAGCAAAAGGATTTACGACGTTCCTTTTGCTATGAGAGAG CCCGCCCACTCCAGTGGACTCGATTATAGAGAGAGGAGAAATACCCCTGTACATGAAACCAGTCGAAAACACTCACATGACAGCAACAATGCTACGTACAGCTTCCCAGGTATATTGATCTTTAATAGGCAAAGTGTGGTTTTTAATATAAGCGTTTTCAAGTTTTGTAATGTCTTTGGAGAACCTAACCTGCATTTAAGAA CAGGAAGACCAACTTCCCAGCCTATGTTACGAAATTACACGACTCACTTATCTCATTCCTGGTGTAACAGCGATATGGATGACAACTTGACAGTTAACCTGCCCTACGAGAAGACATCGTTTGCCACTAGGTGGCACGGGAGTTCTAAACAAGGTGCAGACATTGCTCAGTTCTATTGGAATGG ATACACTAGCAATCCGGAGATCGAAGATGGGTATTCCTACTCCACCAGAATACCTGACCTAACGTTTCATGAAAACGACGATGAGGCAGAATTTGATAGGGACCAAGTATTAGACTCTTGTCCTG gATTCTTGAATAAGTGGGGAACGCCCTTCCATGTGGCCTTCAGCAGACAGGTTCTCCTTTACCCTATTGAAACTGACATCTGA